One Hordeum vulgare subsp. vulgare chromosome 4H, MorexV3_pseudomolecules_assembly, whole genome shotgun sequence DNA window includes the following coding sequences:
- the LOC123448453 gene encoding uncharacterized protein LOC123448453, whose amino-acid sequence MGTAAKPPPFVCFKWPWGPSLNASPGPSAGPSPCGDLERPWLFKSICTIAQGLVITGDTPSASTVTGGYGAKLWKRHAGTAPVEADRGDAEQRALAATLVSSRATTVLEFYSPRCRLCSSLQGLVRELEGGGNACASFVLADAEDDRWLPELLHYDVRYVPCFVLLDKNGRALAKTGVPTSRHHVIAGLRHLLNMKQPSGQEGKKS is encoded by the exons ATGGGCACCGCCGCAAAGCCCCCTCCCTTCGTCTGCTTCAAGTGGCCTTGGGGCCCTAGCCTAAATGCTAGCCCTGGCCCTAGCGCCGGCCCAAGCCCCTGCGGCGACCTCGAGCGCCCCTGGCTCTTCAAGTCCATCTGCACCATCGCGCAAGGCCTCGTCATCACCGGTGACACCCCCTCCGCCTCCACTGTAACCGGAGGTTATGGGGCAAAGTTGTGGAAGCGTCACGCGGGCACCGCCCCGGTGGAGGCGGACCGCGGGGACGCGGAGCAGCGGGCGCTGGCGGCGACGCTGGTGAGTTCGAGGGCGACCACGGTGCTGGAGTTCTATTCGCCGCGCTGCCGCCTCTGCTCATCGTTGCAGGGCCTCGTGCGCGAGCTCGAGGGCGGTGGTAATGCGTGTGCGAGCTTCGTGCTCGCCGACGCCGAGGACGACCGGTGGCTCCCGGAG CTTCTGCATTATGATGTCAGATATGTTCCTTGTTTCGTGCTCCTGGACAAGAATGGTAGAGCCCTAGCGAAAACCGGAGTCCCAACTAGCAGGCATCATGTTATTGCTGGCCTTCGTCATCTTCTTAACATGAAGCAACCATCTGGGCAGGAAGGAAAGAAGAGTTGA